The following coding sequences lie in one Trueperaceae bacterium genomic window:
- a CDS encoding YifB family Mg chelatase-like AAA ATPase, translating into MFAAVTSATILGVEAIAVRVEAFVSGGLPSFTIVGLPGAAVQESRERVRANLKLLGLPLPPSRILVNLAPADVRKEGPALDLAIALALLTAERRVPLRALERTVAFGELALDGSLRPARGAVAVALLAAALAEESGAPHRVLAPPANAREAALVPGVEVVAPTNLAAAVAHLTGRARLAPWEAAAPAAAPDPPDLPDLADVRAQALPRRALEVAAAGRHNLLLTGPPGAGKSMLARRLQGILPPLTDAEAIEVTRVHSSAGRSAGALVRSPPFRQPHHSASQAGLLGGGGVARPGEASLAHLGVLFLDELPEFSRAVLEGLRQPLEDGVVTISRASGSVRLPARFQLVAARNPCPCGHHGSSDDGPPCTCSAAAVVRYQRRLSGPLLDRFDLRVRVPRLSDAELVAAPPGESSGAVAARVARARAAALERQGAANAHLPTRELAAHVRPNGEAARALERIVRGLRPTARGYDRLLRVARTAADLAGAVNVGPEHLLEAAAYRDEPGP; encoded by the coding sequence ATGTTCGCCGCGGTCACGTCCGCCACCATCCTGGGAGTGGAGGCCATCGCCGTCAGGGTGGAGGCGTTCGTCAGCGGCGGGCTCCCGAGCTTCACCATCGTCGGCCTCCCCGGCGCGGCCGTCCAGGAGTCGCGCGAGCGGGTGCGGGCGAACCTGAAGCTGCTGGGGCTGCCGCTGCCGCCCAGCCGCATCCTCGTGAACCTCGCCCCGGCCGACGTCCGCAAGGAGGGCCCCGCCCTGGACCTCGCCATCGCGCTGGCGCTCCTGACGGCGGAGCGGCGCGTGCCGCTGCGGGCGCTCGAGCGCACGGTGGCGTTCGGCGAGCTCGCGCTGGACGGTAGCCTCCGGCCCGCGCGCGGCGCCGTGGCCGTCGCGCTGCTCGCCGCCGCCCTGGCCGAGGAGAGCGGAGCACCGCACCGCGTCCTCGCGCCGCCCGCCAACGCGCGGGAGGCGGCGCTCGTGCCGGGCGTCGAGGTCGTCGCCCCCACCAACCTGGCGGCCGCCGTCGCGCACCTGACGGGCCGAGCCAGGCTGGCGCCCTGGGAGGCCGCCGCGCCCGCCGCCGCGCCGGACCCGCCCGACCTCCCCGACCTGGCCGACGTCCGCGCCCAGGCGCTGCCGCGCCGCGCCCTCGAGGTGGCCGCGGCGGGGCGCCACAACCTCCTCCTGACGGGGCCGCCCGGTGCCGGGAAGAGCATGCTGGCGCGGCGGCTGCAGGGCATCCTGCCGCCCCTGACGGACGCGGAGGCCATCGAGGTCACACGCGTGCACTCGAGCGCCGGGCGCTCGGCGGGCGCCCTGGTGCGCTCGCCGCCCTTCCGGCAGCCGCACCACTCGGCCTCCCAGGCCGGCCTGCTCGGTGGCGGCGGGGTGGCGCGCCCGGGCGAGGCGAGCCTCGCGCACCTCGGCGTGCTGTTCCTCGACGAGCTGCCCGAGTTCTCGCGCGCCGTCCTGGAGGGACTGCGCCAGCCACTGGAGGACGGCGTGGTCACCATCTCGCGCGCCAGCGGCAGCGTGCGGCTCCCCGCCCGCTTCCAGCTCGTGGCGGCGCGCAACCCGTGTCCGTGCGGCCACCACGGCTCTTCCGACGACGGCCCGCCCTGCACGTGCTCGGCCGCGGCGGTCGTCCGCTACCAGCGGCGGCTCTCCGGCCCGCTGCTCGACCGGTTCGACCTGCGCGTGCGCGTGCCCCGCCTCAGCGACGCCGAGCTGGTGGCGGCCCCGCCCGGCGAGTCCAGCGGGGCGGTGGCGGCGCGCGTGGCCCGGGCGCGCGCGGCGGCGCTGGAGCGCCAGGGCGCGGCGAACGCGCACCTGCCGACCCGCGAGCTGGCCGCTCACGTCAGGCCGAACGGCGAGGCCGCCCGTGCGCTGGAGCGGATCGTGCGCGGCCTGCGGCCCACGGCGCGAGGCTACGACCGGCTGCTGCGCGTGGCGCGCACGGCGGCGGACCTGGCCGGGGCGGTGAACGTTGGGCCCGAGCACCTCCTGGAGGCCGCCGCCTACCGCGACGAGCCCGGCCCGTAG
- a CDS encoding DUF4345 family protein has protein sequence MNVRSQLVYVAVVITFALGLAGLVNPHFTARLLGLDVVDPRGLSQVRATFGALHLALGAVILRGTLRRPGARSYLRAGALLVGAVFAGRLLSVLVDGVVTLVNVLFLLSEGVALTGVLLALLGAGRPRPRPRPPEDAAGR, from the coding sequence ATGAACGTGAGGTCCCAGCTCGTGTACGTGGCGGTGGTCATCACCTTCGCGCTCGGACTGGCGGGGCTCGTCAACCCGCACTTCACGGCGCGGCTGCTCGGGCTCGACGTCGTCGACCCGCGCGGCCTCAGCCAGGTGCGCGCCACGTTCGGCGCCCTGCACCTGGCGCTCGGCGCCGTGATCCTGCGCGGCACCCTCAGGCGCCCGGGCGCCCGCTCGTACCTGCGGGCAGGAGCGCTCCTCGTTGGCGCCGTCTTCGCGGGGCGGCTCCTGTCGGTGCTCGTGGACGGGGTCGTGACGCTCGTCAACGTCCTGTTCCTGCTGAGCGAGGGGGTGGCCCTGACGGGCGTCCTGCTCGCCCTCCTCGGCGCCGGGCGGCCGCGGCCGCGGCCGCGGCCGCCCGAGGACGCTGCCGGCAGGTGA
- the proB gene encoding glutamate 5-kinase: MSRVPGRWRRIVIKVGTSSLVDESGRIAPHKVWAVARGAQVLAAAQAGPAQFVIVSSGAGAAGRQRLGLKLPLTLPEKQAVAAVGQALLMLDWERALAPLPTAQLLITASDVQERERYVNAKNALETTLALGVVPVINENDSVATAELKLGDNDTLSAWVSYLVDADVLIILTDVDGLYDADPRKDPAAKLIPVVRDVAAVQAAAGGAGSQSGTGGMATKLRAARIATGAGIETIVLGGGGAALEALARGEERGTRFLAAEHVPARKAWIANQPVRGALEVDAGALRALEGGKSLLPGGVTAVEGAFTFGDAVEVRHAGARVGVGLTNYGSDAARRIIGRHTRDIALLLGHKDYDEVIHRDNLVLGSAPTGR; encoded by the coding sequence ATGTCGCGTGTCCCGGGCCGCTGGCGGCGCATCGTCATCAAGGTTGGCACCAGTTCGCTCGTCGACGAGTCGGGCCGCATCGCGCCCCACAAGGTGTGGGCAGTGGCCCGCGGGGCGCAGGTGCTGGCCGCCGCCCAGGCCGGGCCGGCGCAGTTCGTCATCGTCTCCTCCGGCGCGGGCGCCGCGGGGCGCCAGCGGCTCGGCCTCAAGCTGCCGCTCACGCTGCCGGAGAAGCAGGCGGTGGCCGCCGTGGGGCAGGCGCTCCTCATGCTCGACTGGGAGCGCGCCCTCGCTCCCCTGCCCACGGCGCAGCTCCTCATCACGGCCAGCGACGTGCAGGAGCGCGAGCGGTACGTGAACGCCAAGAACGCGCTCGAGACGACCCTGGCGCTCGGCGTGGTGCCGGTGATCAACGAGAACGACAGCGTGGCGACGGCCGAACTGAAACTCGGCGACAACGACACCCTGTCCGCCTGGGTGAGCTACCTCGTGGACGCCGACGTCCTGATCATCCTCACGGACGTCGACGGCCTCTACGACGCCGACCCGCGCAAGGACCCCGCCGCCAAGCTCATCCCCGTGGTGAGGGACGTGGCGGCCGTGCAGGCGGCGGCGGGCGGGGCCGGTTCCCAGTCGGGGACGGGCGGCATGGCGACCAAGCTGAGGGCCGCGCGCATCGCCACCGGCGCCGGCATCGAGACCATCGTCCTCGGCGGCGGCGGCGCGGCGCTGGAGGCGCTGGCGCGCGGCGAGGAGCGCGGCACGCGCTTCCTGGCGGCCGAGCACGTCCCCGCCCGCAAGGCGTGGATCGCGAACCAGCCGGTGCGGGGCGCGCTGGAGGTCGACGCGGGCGCGCTGCGCGCGCTCGAGGGGGGCAAGAGCCTCCTGCCGGGCGGCGTGACGGCCGTGGAGGGCGCCTTCACGTTCGGCGACGCCGTGGAGGTGCGGCACGCGGGGGCGAGGGTCGGGGTGGGGCTCACCAACTACGGCTCCGACGCGGCCCGGCGCATCATCGGCAGGCACACGCGCGACATCGCGCTGCTCCTCGGCCACAAGGACTACGACGAGGTCATCCACCGCGACAACCTCGTGCTGGGGAGCGCGCCCACCGGCCGGTGA
- the coxB gene encoding cytochrome c oxidase subunit II, with translation MPMRWLWRASPVAVLAPLLASCSFEGGQSIFKPVGSVAQDQLDLFMWTWYLSIPVMVGVFGALVYVIVRYRRRAGDKMPVQSHGHPAIEVVLTIVPVIIIVMVAIPTVRSVFRTQSHVVPTADDIVVHVTGYQWWWKFEYPDLGITTANELHVPEGKRVILHLNSGDVVHAFWAPRLAGKVDLIPNQDNQLWFDTNEGSAGIYHGQCAELCLGAHAYMRFRVVVAEQADFDAWVAEFQDPPVQQAAADPQVAQGRQLVASKGCIGCHNIGNYAADMHYGQPQFPDLTNFGLRHTVGAGVLDATPENVAAWVRDPQSVKPGNRMPTLWEANDPKRDEETAAIAAYLLSLGAEGDTTALAQASTGGN, from the coding sequence GTGCCCATGAGGTGGTTGTGGCGGGCATCGCCCGTCGCCGTTCTCGCGCCGCTACTGGCCAGTTGCTCGTTCGAGGGCGGGCAATCGATCTTCAAGCCGGTCGGCAGCGTCGCCCAAGACCAACTGGACCTGTTCATGTGGACGTGGTACCTGAGCATCCCGGTGATGGTGGGTGTGTTCGGGGCCCTCGTCTACGTCATCGTCAGGTACAGGCGGCGCGCCGGCGACAAGATGCCCGTGCAGTCCCACGGCCACCCGGCGATAGAGGTGGTCCTCACCATCGTCCCCGTCATCATCATCGTGATGGTGGCCATCCCCACCGTGCGCTCGGTGTTCCGCACGCAGTCGCACGTGGTGCCCACGGCCGACGACATCGTGGTGCACGTCACGGGCTACCAGTGGTGGTGGAAGTTCGAGTACCCCGACCTCGGCATCACGACCGCCAACGAGCTGCACGTGCCGGAAGGCAAGCGCGTGATCCTCCACCTCAACTCCGGCGACGTCGTGCACGCCTTCTGGGCGCCGCGCCTCGCCGGCAAGGTCGACCTGATCCCCAACCAGGACAACCAGCTCTGGTTCGACACGAACGAGGGCAGCGCCGGCATCTACCACGGACAGTGCGCCGAGCTCTGCCTCGGCGCCCACGCCTACATGCGCTTCCGCGTCGTCGTCGCGGAACAGGCCGACTTCGATGCCTGGGTGGCCGAGTTCCAGGACCCGCCCGTGCAGCAGGCCGCCGCCGACCCCCAGGTCGCCCAGGGTCGCCAGCTCGTGGCCTCCAAGGGCTGCATCGGTTGCCACAACATCGGCAACTACGCGGCCGACATGCACTACGGTCAACCGCAGTTCCCCGACCTGACCAACTTCGGGCTGCGCCACACCGTGGGCGCCGGCGTGCTGGACGCCACGCCCGAGAACGTCGCCGCCTGGGTGCGCGACCCGCAGTCCGTGAAGCCCGGCAACCGCATGCCGACCCTCTGGGAAGCCAACGACCCCAAGCGCGACGAGGAGACGGCGGCCATCGCCGCCTACCTGCTGAGCCTGGGCGCCGAGGGTGACACCACCGCGCTGGCCCAGGCGTCGACGGGAGGCAACTGA
- a CDS encoding YdcF family protein, translating to MLEAVWWLLTPSTLLVVLVLLAFVAGRLRAGRLAGALLFVPLLVLLALVLAPVDEYLANGLESRVAAPDPMPERVDGVIVLGGAVEWRISAARGQLALDDAGERMLAALALAERYPGARFVFTGLFEDALRQEWRGADGAGLLFRRALDGHQVTFLGEARSTYEEALLARERVAPEVGSTWLLVTSALHMPRALATFRTQGWSVTPFPVDYRSLPPGAWRDAWRFDLAVGKRLAGLDRVVREWGAYQVYRRSGRL from the coding sequence ATGCTCGAAGCCGTCTGGTGGTTGCTCACCCCGAGCACCCTGCTCGTCGTCCTCGTGCTGCTCGCGTTCGTGGCCGGTCGGCTGCGGGCAGGGCGGCTGGCGGGCGCGCTCCTGTTCGTGCCGCTGCTCGTGCTCCTCGCGCTCGTGCTCGCCCCGGTCGACGAGTACCTGGCGAACGGCCTCGAGAGCCGCGTCGCCGCCCCCGACCCCATGCCGGAGCGCGTGGACGGCGTGATCGTCCTGGGCGGAGCCGTCGAGTGGCGCATTAGCGCCGCGCGGGGGCAACTCGCCCTCGACGACGCGGGCGAGCGCATGCTGGCCGCGCTCGCGCTCGCCGAACGTTACCCCGGCGCCCGCTTCGTGTTCACGGGCCTCTTCGAGGACGCCCTGCGGCAGGAGTGGCGGGGCGCCGACGGCGCCGGCCTGCTCTTCCGGCGCGCCCTGGACGGGCACCAGGTGACGTTCCTCGGCGAGGCGCGCAGCACGTACGAGGAGGCCCTGCTGGCGCGGGAGCGCGTGGCGCCGGAGGTCGGGTCGACCTGGCTCCTCGTCACGAGCGCGCTGCACATGCCCAGGGCGCTGGCCACCTTCCGCACGCAGGGCTGGTCGGTGACGCCGTTCCCGGTCGACTACCGCTCGCTGCCGCCCGGCGCCTGGCGCGACGCCTGGCGCTTCGACCTGGCCGTCGGCAAGCGCCTGGCCGGGCTCGACCGGGTGGTGCGCGAGTGGGGCGCCTACCAGGTGTACCGGCGCAGCGGCCGGCT
- a CDS encoding DegV family protein, translating to MRLSIITDSTCDLTADELKALDVEAVPLHVHFQGQTFKDWLEIDPARIIAGVAAGAGMPSTSQPSPAEFAAAYARAAAAGADEVLVITISSGISGTYQSAVIAKEGVGLPVTVFDGQAASLGHGEMVRVASRLRAEGADLATITRALERIRDTNFVVFTVATMDYLQKNGRIGKASAFLGSLLNVKPLLTLDGGKVGPLSRARGIKKAQQEMVERFAAYVAAAKGAVVLNLIHVQDPPAAERLRAAIDEAGISYSFGGYHEIGAVIASHVGPNTFGLYTHEAV from the coding sequence ATGAGACTCAGCATCATCACCGACTCGACCTGCGACCTCACGGCCGACGAGCTGAAGGCGCTCGACGTCGAGGCCGTGCCGCTGCACGTCCACTTCCAGGGGCAGACGTTCAAGGACTGGCTCGAGATCGACCCCGCGCGCATCATCGCCGGCGTGGCGGCCGGCGCCGGCATGCCGTCCACCAGCCAACCGAGCCCCGCCGAGTTCGCGGCGGCGTACGCGCGCGCCGCGGCGGCCGGGGCGGACGAGGTGCTCGTCATCACCATCTCGTCCGGCATCTCGGGCACGTACCAGTCGGCGGTCATCGCCAAGGAGGGGGTGGGGCTGCCCGTGACCGTCTTCGACGGGCAGGCCGCCAGCCTCGGTCACGGCGAGATGGTTCGCGTCGCCTCGCGCCTGCGGGCGGAGGGCGCGGACCTCGCCACCATCACCCGGGCGCTCGAGCGCATCCGCGACACCAACTTCGTGGTGTTCACGGTCGCGACGATGGACTACCTCCAGAAGAACGGCCGCATCGGGAAGGCCTCCGCCTTCCTGGGCAGTCTCCTCAACGTGAAGCCGCTCCTGACGCTCGACGGGGGCAAGGTCGGGCCGCTCAGCCGCGCCCGCGGCATCAAGAAGGCGCAGCAGGAGATGGTCGAGCGCTTCGCGGCGTACGTGGCGGCGGCCAAGGGGGCCGTCGTGCTCAACCTCATCCACGTGCAGGACCCGCCCGCGGCCGAGCGGCTGCGGGCCGCGATCGACGAGGCGGGCATCAGTTACAGCTTCGGGGGCTATCACGAGATCGGCGCCGTCATCGCGTCGCACGTGGGCCCCAACACGTTCGGGCTGTACACCCACGAGGCCGTCTGA
- a CDS encoding aspartate-semialdehyde dehydrogenase translates to MRVAIVGATGAVGQELLAILEERSFPVSGLRLYASPRSAGRTARFRGEEHVVEAVPESGDLGADVVFSSAGGALSREHAWRWAEHAVVIDNTSAWRMDERVPLVIPEVNPHAVAGHRGLIANPNCSTIIALMALAPLHRAFGLRRATVATYQAVSGAGAAGIGELREQSAAVLAGGTTPSGEPLGASTTPRKFRHQIAFNLFSHDSDVGSDGYNGEERKLALESRKILDAPHLAISATCVRVPVFRAHSEAIHA, encoded by the coding sequence ATGCGCGTCGCCATCGTCGGAGCCACGGGGGCCGTCGGCCAGGAACTCCTCGCCATACTCGAGGAGCGCTCGTTCCCGGTCAGCGGACTGAGGCTCTACGCCTCGCCGCGCTCGGCCGGCAGGACCGCGAGGTTCCGGGGCGAGGAGCACGTGGTGGAGGCCGTTCCCGAGAGCGGCGACCTCGGCGCCGACGTGGTCTTCTCGTCTGCGGGCGGCGCGCTGTCGCGCGAGCACGCCTGGCGCTGGGCCGAGCACGCCGTGGTCATCGACAACACGAGCGCCTGGCGCATGGACGAGCGCGTGCCCCTGGTGATCCCCGAGGTGAACCCTCACGCCGTCGCCGGCCACCGGGGGTTGATCGCCAACCCGAACTGCTCCACCATCATCGCCCTCATGGCGCTGGCGCCGCTCCACCGCGCCTTCGGCCTCAGGCGCGCGACGGTCGCCACCTACCAGGCCGTGTCGGGCGCTGGCGCCGCCGGCATCGGCGAGCTGCGCGAGCAGTCCGCCGCCGTGCTGGCGGGCGGGACCACGCCGAGCGGCGAGCCTCTCGGCGCCTCGACCACCCCCCGCAAGTTCAGGCACCAGATCGCGTTCAACCTCTTCAGCCACGATTCCGACGTCGGCAGCGACGGCTACAACGGCGAGGAGCGCAAGCTGGCGCTCGAGTCGCGCAAGATCCTCGACGCGCCCCACCTGGCCATCAGCGCCACCTGCGTGCGCGTGCCCGTCTTCAGGGCGCACAGCGAGGCCATCCACGC
- a CDS encoding ATP phosphoribosyltransferase regulatory subunit produces the protein MTGLPDGTRLAPPELAAGRELALARLRELYGSWGYLPVEVPALELFDAHHPRETQAFKLTDRGSDVLALRSDFTPALAHLVSTTYPAVAGGAHHPLRLRYAGTVWHANHPDLAGAREFTQVGIELVGVSNARADAEIIHLARESVRAVGLVPRLEVGNPAYVRALLEAAAVPREQEPTLADAIDRKDRADVLALVGALGLTGRAAEAIVRVPDLYGDESVLDEARALAPSDAALQAVDRLEGVLAEFEDASELLLDLGLARRLSYYTGVTFRAFTFDYGQPLLGGGRYDGALLPYAAGFSLGLERLMEAVPAAGPVDLAPLVLTLDDPAARRLRAAGVRVARALAAEPAAAEAEARAARVPFLLVAGELRTVGAPSAEVEARRRELAALLAAPGEGEA, from the coding sequence GTGACGGGGCTCCCTGACGGCACGCGCCTCGCGCCCCCGGAGCTCGCGGCGGGGCGCGAGCTCGCGTTGGCGCGCTTGCGCGAGCTGTACGGCTCGTGGGGCTACCTGCCCGTCGAGGTGCCGGCGCTCGAGCTCTTCGACGCCCACCACCCGCGCGAGACGCAGGCCTTCAAGCTGACGGACCGCGGGAGCGACGTGTTGGCGCTCCGCTCCGACTTCACCCCGGCGCTGGCGCACCTCGTTTCCACCACCTACCCGGCGGTGGCCGGCGGCGCGCACCACCCGCTGCGGCTCCGCTACGCGGGCACCGTCTGGCACGCCAACCACCCCGACCTGGCCGGCGCGCGCGAGTTCACGCAGGTGGGCATCGAGCTCGTCGGGGTCAGCAACGCGCGCGCCGACGCGGAGATCATCCACCTGGCGCGCGAGTCGGTGCGCGCCGTCGGGCTGGTGCCGCGCCTCGAGGTCGGGAACCCGGCCTACGTGCGGGCCCTCCTCGAGGCGGCCGCCGTCCCGCGCGAGCAGGAGCCGACCCTCGCCGACGCCATCGACCGCAAGGACCGCGCCGACGTGCTCGCGCTCGTCGGCGCGTTGGGCCTCACCGGGCGCGCCGCCGAGGCCATCGTCCGCGTGCCCGACCTGTACGGCGACGAGTCCGTGCTCGACGAGGCGCGCGCCCTGGCGCCGAGCGACGCCGCCCTGCAGGCCGTCGACCGGCTCGAGGGGGTGCTGGCGGAGTTCGAGGACGCCTCGGAGCTGCTGCTCGACCTCGGGCTGGCGCGCCGCCTGAGCTACTACACGGGCGTGACCTTCCGCGCCTTCACCTTCGATTACGGCCAACCGCTGCTCGGCGGGGGCCGCTACGACGGCGCCCTGCTGCCCTACGCGGCGGGCTTCTCGCTGGGACTCGAGCGCCTCATGGAGGCCGTGCCCGCCGCCGGTCCCGTCGACCTCGCTCCGCTGGTGCTCACCCTAGACGACCCCGCCGCGCGCCGGCTGCGGGCGGCGGGGGTGAGGGTGGCGCGCGCGCTGGCGGCGGAGCCCGCCGCCGCCGAGGCCGAGGCGCGCGCGGCGCGCGTGCCGTTCCTCCTCGTCGCCGGGGAGCTGCGGACGGTCGGAGCGCCGAGCGCTGAGGTCGAGGCGCGCCGGCGCGAGCTCGCGGCGCTCCTGGCCGCGCCGGGCGAGGGCGAGGCGTGA
- the ctaD gene encoding cytochrome c oxidase subunit I, giving the protein MATTQPTIGAGTRGKLFVRPTWTTGIGSWLTTVDHKRLGLLYICTAFAFMGAAAVEAFLIRLQLLTPEMRVVSPEHFNQLFTMHGVSMVFLAIMPLGIGLANYFVPLQIGARDLAFPRLNAFGYWVYAFGGLMIYTSFFLGGAPDVGWFAYAPLTSLSHNPGLGVDFYVFGLFISGIGTTGTAMNLIVTIVNMRAPGMTMMRMPVFAWMMLITSFMIIFAFPPLTIAFLELILDRTFGTLFFVQEAGALPILWQHLFWVFGHPEVYIIILPAFGVISEITPTFSRKPLFGYPIMVLSGILIGFMGFAVWTHHMFTTGLGPVVNTAFSLTSFVIGIPTGVKIFNWLGTMWGGSIRFTTPLLYVIAFLVTFTLGGITGIMVAMPSFDAQVHDTYFVVAHFHYVMGGGALLAFLGALYYWFPKMTGKLMSDRLGKIAWVFVVFGFHGIFFPQHIAGLLGMPRRIQTYPEGLGLEPWNMASTIGSWVMGVGLILVLAGVIHGLTRGKPAGNDPWDGRTLEWATASPPPYYDFEVQPVVNSLDPVWAVKHPESMDVTPPAPDAGKPYDAAGVHIPGQSWYPILAALAITLGAYGLVYDNVIFAIVCGLFFIFTIFAWAFEGVGGQHLHLDAAGEHA; this is encoded by the coding sequence ATGGCCACCACGCAACCCACCATCGGTGCCGGCACGAGGGGGAAGCTCTTCGTAAGGCCCACCTGGACCACGGGCATCGGCTCGTGGCTGACCACCGTCGACCATAAGCGCCTCGGTCTCCTCTACATCTGCACGGCGTTCGCGTTCATGGGCGCCGCCGCCGTCGAGGCGTTCCTCATCCGCCTGCAGCTCCTCACCCCCGAGATGCGCGTGGTGAGCCCGGAGCACTTCAACCAGCTCTTCACGATGCACGGCGTCAGCATGGTGTTCCTCGCCATCATGCCGCTCGGCATCGGCCTCGCCAACTACTTCGTGCCGCTGCAGATCGGCGCGCGCGACCTGGCGTTCCCACGCCTCAACGCCTTCGGCTACTGGGTGTACGCCTTCGGCGGGCTGATGATCTACACGTCGTTCTTCCTCGGCGGCGCGCCCGACGTCGGCTGGTTCGCCTACGCCCCCCTCACGTCGCTGTCGCACAACCCCGGGCTGGGCGTCGACTTCTACGTCTTCGGCCTGTTCATCAGCGGCATCGGCACCACGGGTACCGCCATGAACCTGATCGTGACCATCGTCAACATGCGCGCCCCCGGCATGACCATGATGCGCATGCCCGTGTTCGCCTGGATGATGCTCATCACGTCGTTCATGATCATCTTCGCGTTCCCGCCGCTCACCATCGCCTTCCTCGAGCTCATCCTCGACCGCACCTTCGGCACGCTCTTCTTCGTGCAGGAGGCGGGCGCGCTACCGATCCTGTGGCAGCACCTCTTCTGGGTCTTCGGTCACCCGGAGGTCTACATCATCATCCTGCCCGCCTTCGGGGTGATCAGCGAGATCACGCCCACCTTCTCCCGCAAGCCCCTGTTCGGCTACCCGATCATGGTCCTCTCGGGCATCCTCATCGGCTTCATGGGCTTCGCGGTGTGGACGCACCACATGTTCACCACCGGCCTGGGCCCCGTGGTCAACACGGCCTTCTCCCTCACGTCCTTCGTCATCGGGATCCCCACCGGCGTCAAGATCTTCAACTGGCTCGGCACCATGTGGGGCGGCAGCATCAGGTTCACCACCCCGCTCCTGTACGTGATCGCATTCCTGGTCACGTTCACGCTCGGCGGCATCACCGGCATCATGGTCGCCATGCCGAGCTTCGACGCCCAGGTGCACGACACCTACTTCGTGGTGGCGCACTTCCACTACGTGATGGGGGGCGGCGCCCTGCTGGCGTTCCTGGGGGCCCTCTACTACTGGTTCCCCAAGATGACCGGCAAGCTCATGTCGGACCGCCTCGGCAAGATCGCCTGGGTGTTCGTCGTCTTCGGCTTCCACGGCATCTTCTTCCCGCAGCACATCGCCGGCCTCCTCGGCATGCCGCGGCGCATCCAGACGTACCCGGAGGGCCTGGGGCTCGAGCCGTGGAACATGGCCTCGACCATCGGCAGCTGGGTGATGGGCGTGGGCCTCATCCTCGTCCTCGCGGGGGTCATCCACGGCCTCACGCGCGGCAAGCCGGCCGGCAACGACCCGTGGGACGGGCGCACGCTCGAGTGGGCCACCGCCTCTCCCCCGCCCTACTACGACTTCGAGGTCCAGCCGGTCGTCAACTCGCTCGATCCCGTGTGGGCCGTCAAGCACCCCGAGTCGATGGACGTGACGCCGCCGGCGCCTGACGCGGGCAAGCCGTACGACGCCGCGGGCGTCCACATCCCGGGCCAGTCCTGGTACCCGATCCTCGCGGCGCTCGCCATCACCCTCGGCGCCTACGGCCTCGTCTACGACAACGTCATCTTCGCCATCGTCTGCGGGCTGTTCTTCATCTTCACGATCTTCGCCTGGGCGTTCGAGGGGGTGGGTGGCCAGCACCTCCACCTGGACGCCGCCGGGGAGCACGCATGA